In the genome of Onychostoma macrolepis isolate SWU-2019 chromosome 10, ASM1243209v1, whole genome shotgun sequence, the window tgcatacatactaattaaaaaaatagtttagaAAGTCTTCAGGATGATGATGgccatttcatatttttagaatattttataataacattttagaaTAAATTGTCACACCATATGACTGTTTACATTTAGAAAAAGTTAAAATCCTGACAAAATTAAAGTCTGCATGAACTGGAAGTCATAGTCTTAAATTGTAATGTGTTTCCAAGTGAAGCAGaatactacatttaaaaaaataaataaataaattgaggGTGGGGCTTGATTTTAATACACCTCTTTACCATCTAAGATtagttgtaaaaaaataaaataaaataaaactaaataggGTCAGGTTTGATTTCATGCAGCCTCTAAAGGTCAGTTGTCTGTGTTTATGCATTGAACGAAGTGATTTTGAAATGGAGGACATTTAAAGAGTTAGCAGGGCTAGTTATCCTTTTTTAGACAGAGGCTTATAAATGGGCGTTACTTTATGACCAGGTGAATAGATGCAATCAGACACTTGCATGTGAAAGGAGAGAAATGGAGGGAGGCagcgaggaggaggagagggggTGGTGGTGAGGGGAAGGTCAGAGTGCTGCTCTGCATGATAAAGATGTTGGCGTCGTCATCGGGATTCTCTGCACGCAGGCCGGATATTACCTCTTTCCTCACATGTCATTCCAACCCATTCCACCAAGACACGCGAGCTGAAGGAGGCTGTCTAACTCCTTCACGAGTCAGAGCGAAAGGATTAGCTTTTTATTTAAGCCTGTAATCACGGCTACTCAATGCTAACTCTCCCAAGCACAGATAGGAGCTGGCCATCTAGgtcaggggttttcaaactggggTCCAGGACcacaccccaaaatgaaaattctgtcattaattactcaccctcatgtcgttccaaacctgtaagacctctgttcatcttcggaacataaattatgatatttttgatgcattctgagagcTGTCTGACCCTCCCATTGACAGCAACGGAATTAACAcgaatccatgtgacatcaggggttcaactgtagttttacgaagctacgagaatactttttgtacgcaaagaaaacaaaaataacgactttattcaacaattcgtctccacCGTattgccattttggagagtatccactgaacgtAAACAGCGTATGCTGCTCTGTTTCAGCCGCACCACATGGATACGTTTTCAACGcttatttacgctttgatttgaatgaaaacacgTATCtgtgtggtgcggctgacacagaacagcatacgctgtttacgagtaaccctttaaggaaattactgatttttgttgttgttttgttgttgttgttgctttttttactttcaccaaatatgataatattacaatattgctcttttttttcttattgaaaACATAGAAATTGTTGAAATTTactttgtttaaattatttctacattatttgtatacatttatatttattatttataaaatactttaaagtaTTAATCTCAGatatgattaataaaaagtagcTATTTTAgagaatattattaataatgacaagttacttgaaaaagaaataaatataaataataatgtaaatataatctaaatatatttcaacttTTGGAAACAATTATTTTGTAGTCTTTATAATATCACCCTTAATATTTTtctcatacattttaatttaatattgttcACATTTAGAGGCAATCtaaaacttcatttaaattaattctacattatttgtatacatttctatttattatttatatataataataataataataatattttaaagtgttacacTCACAGACGCTTAATAAATAGTAGATATTTTagacaatattaataatgtcaatttacttgaaaaataaatatcaataaaaatataaatgaaataataaattatttaattatttaaataaattatttaataaattattaaattgtaattaaaatatattttaatacaaaatcactttcactgactttttcattaactgttcccatctggtggaatgacctgtccaactcaatccgagcagctgaatccttacccatcttcaagaaacggctaaaaactcatctcttccatctttatttgaccctctaactctagcgctctctattctaattttattttatctatctgtcttctttttatttaaaaaaaattcacatttgaCCCTCcatcaattgcatattttttctgtaactgctagcttttcttttaaagctaacactagctttcttttttctattctatctacttgtttcattaaaaaaaaaaacaaaaaaaaaacactaggtttcttttttctatattctatctactcgttttcttaaaaaaaaaaaaaaaaaaaagaacaaaacttttttatgtgtactgtgcttggctaaccaagacttgcaatagcacttgcatgttgttgctcttttgttggttttaattgcttctaatgtcctcatttgtaagtcgctttggataaaagcgtctgctaaatgactaaatgtaaatgtaaatatttcagttttggaaACAATTATTTTGTAGTCTTTGTAATATCacacttaatattttttcctAACATATTTAGTGGTCCTTGGCATCAAAATGGTTAAAAATCCTAATTTAGGTTGTCCTCATGTCAACTCCTGGAGTCAGAGGATAGAGGTCAAGTTCTTAATGTTTTAAGACGGTACCACCACAAGCTATAATGTGTATGCTGTAAAATAGGTCAAAAGTCAACTTTGGGGTTATATATTGGCAGACTGATCTTGAAAATGTGAGTTTGGAGGTGACATTGTCCTTCCTGGTGGCCGTGGTAACTGGATTCACGTGATTAGATTGTTATTAGTATTCCATGAGGCTGATCATCTATTGATCTCCTCCGTCTGTGAGATTTTGAGGACATCAAATACGTGAGGCAAAAGCTGCTTAGTTTGATGCATAGGCCAAGAGGAAGGGAAGGTGGGTTGGATAAAATAAGTGAAAGAAAAAGAACGAGAGAGCTGATGAAGACAAATCTAAGAAAAAATCCTGAGCGTTGCATAGACTAAAAGCAGACAGGCAGAAATTTGGACATATTCGCTGGTTTTTACTCAAGTCGAGCTGAGCTGCTTAATATCGGGGAAGAAAAACTCCCGTAACCCTTTCATCCCCCTCCAGACCCCAGCATCTTCTCCGTTTCTCCTTCCCTCACTCAGTCCGAATCTCTCAATCTCCGGTGGCTTGCCGAAAGGCTTCAGTCAGCTGTTTCTGCTTGGCTACCCTCAGTAAATCAGTCCTGCTGATTGGGTCTGCTCTCTGACAGGGCAAGGACCCTGACGAAGACTAAGAGAGATGTATACATGTCGCTCCTGGTTACAGTCACCTGGCTTTAGTGGCTTGGATTGGTGGGAAGGACTCTAAGCGAAAGGGAGATGAATGGGAACGGCGAGGTTATGTTTAGAACGGGCTAAATTAAAGTTTTAGGTTGAAAGAATGTGTTTTTCCTCATCTTAGGCCTTGACATTTTGAGTATCTATCGATTTGTGGCTTCTGCTTTCAAGTGTGCGTGTTTTCATTTGCATGCCGGTATGTATGTTGAGTGGAGCTCGCTGCTTCTCTACTCTCAGAGTACCTTTGGGGACAGTGTTAAGTTCATCAGTCATGCAAATGAAAGCAGTTTATGAGTAGAATAATCTACCTCCTGCTCTCCGGAGAACATTGCTTTCAAAGAAGCACCATGATGGGATTTCCGCTTAGTCTCTTCAGATACAGACCAACCAATCAAAAGTACGGAGTGATGTTGTTTGAAACATGCTAACTTTGTCATCTTTCGTTTTCACATACATGTATGTGCATGCATTACAGATGTCTGTGCTTATTAGCATATTTGTGGTTTTCATTCTTTGGCAGGAGAATTTCAACCCAGAGTGCAAATTCAAAGAGAGCGTGTTTGAGAACTACTATGTGACGTATTCCTCCATGCTGTACCGCCAAAGCCAGTCTGGACGCTCGTGGTACATCGGCATCAACCGGGATGGCCAAGTGATGAAGGGCAACCGTGTGAAGAAGACCAAAGCGGCCGCACACTTCCTACCTAAAGTCATTGAAGGTCAGATCAGGTTTAAACTTGAGACATAGTCAGATGCAGAATATAGATGAGCAGAGACTGACATTCCCAGATGGAAAATCTACCTTACAGGGGTAACTATGTTTCAGTTTCTAGCTGGTTAAAGCTTGTCAGTAGCTGGTCCAAACAGGTGATAAGCTAGTAGACCAGTTTGGATGGTCTATTAGCAAACCAGGTGGTCAAGATGGTTTTTGGATCATGGTGGCTGGCCAACCAGCTAATAACCAACAAAGACTAGCTAATAATCAGCTTGtactaactaataaataatattcagcTTGCACTAGCATAGACTAGCTAATATCTAGCTTAGATAATAATGACAAACTTAAACTAGCCATCTTGCACTGTCTTGGACAGAGCACTATCTTGGTTAGAGCAGTTAATAACCTGTTTTGACCAACTTATAACCAACTTGCACCAGCATAGACCTGCTAGTAACCAACCAATCTTAGACCAGATAATAACCAGCCTAGACAAGCTAATGACCAGCTAATAACCAGCTGCCCTAGTTTAGATCAGCTAGTAGCCAGCTTGCCCTATCTTAGACTTAGACCAGATAATAACCAGCCTAGACCACCTAATAACCATTCTGCACCAATTAATAGCCAGCTTGCACTAGTTTAAACCAGATAATAACCAGCTTGCACTAACTCAGACCAGATAATGACATGCTTCGACCACCTATTAACCAGCTTGTACCAGCTGATGACCATTTTAGATCAGCTAATAACCTGCTTGCACCAAATTTAAGCAGCCAATAACCAGTTTAGAGCAGTTAATAACCTGCTTGGACCAGAGAATAACTTGCTTGCACTAGCTTAGACCACATAATAACCAGTCTGCTCTAGATTAGGCAAGTTAATAACAAGTTTAGACCACCTAATAACCAGCCTGCCCCAGCTAATAACCATCTTAAATCAGCTAACAACTAGCATATGCCAATTTAAACCAGCAAATAACCAGCTTGCTCTAGCATAGACCAGCCAATATCCAGCTTTGACTATCTCAAGCCAGATGATAACCTGCTTGGACTAGCTAATGACCATCTTAGATCAACTAACAACCAGTTTTCACCAGCTAAAGCCAGCTTGCACTAAATTAAACCAGATAATAACCAGCTTGTGCTACCTCAGACCAGATAATAACCAGCCTAGACCACCTAATAACCATTTTGCACCAGGTAATAGCCAGCTTGCACTGGTTAAAAACCAGACaataaccagcttgcgctacctcAGACCAGATAGTGACCAGCTTCGACCACCTAATAACCAACTTGTACCAGCTGATGACCATTTTAGATCAGCTAACAACCTACTTGCACCAGCTTAAACCAGTCAATATCCAGCTTGTACCAGATGTCATAGATGAGCTAATATCCAGCTTTGACCAGCCTAAACTAGATAATAACTAGTTTGTACCAGCTAATGGCCCTCCCAATATTCAAATTAGTGTTTTTTCAATAGCAGATTTACATTGCACTATTCAAGAGACTATAACTTCAGTTCCTCTGTTGTTGCTTTAAATAACATCAGTGTGTCATTGTTCTTCTTGTTCCCTCAGTGGCCATGTACAAGGAACCTTCACTGCATGAGCTTGTAGCGGAGCAGAGTCCTCCACGCAAAACCGTAAAGACTTCAGACTCCCCGTCTCACCAGAACGGCAGGAAAGAGGCCCCCAGAGCTGATGCTTCATAGCACAGGGGGCACACGCAGGGAGGGTGAGGAACTACATTGACACTGAGAACTCCATTTTCCTTCATGCAACGAGGGCAAGAAGAGCTGTGTGAGCGGCTGTTAGCTATGGGTTTTTGAACGCGGCGAGATCAGACAGCAGCCCCTGGCTCTCTGCAATGAGCAGAGAATCCCTGCCTCTCTCCGTCGAACCAGCTCACATATACTTCCACTGACCCGGCATGACACCTGACCCCCCCGTATGATCCCATAATCCTCTGCAAGAACATGTTTCTGTGCCCCCAAATGCCCTACTTGAGTTCTCTCACAGTGTCAGACGAAAATGCAAACAATATCCATCCTAACTGAAGAATTCAATTGACTTTTCTTTCCCTACGGTTTCTTTTTGTTTGAACAAAGAGTTTTGGTGTGAGaacgagagcgagagagagaggttaTTATCCAATATCATCATAATGATTCCAGCAGATGAGACCCTGGctggttcattttttttcctgccACCACTTTGCCAAAGGCTGCTCTGTGCCAGTCAGAACTATAGGTGTACagtaaaattagtttttattggACCATTCAAGGAGGATCCAGTTCTATTGGTCAGCAGGTGTAGATTGATTTCTGCTGGGCCGCTGCCAGGGAAGCCAATGGCGTCGTGCAGAATATGTGATTGGGCAGCTTTTGAAATTAAACATAACTCTGTAGTTCCACTTCTTTCCACTGTCTGATATTCTCAAAAACAAcccgatgatgatgatgatgatgatgactttAGATTGAATCCACAACTCAAACACATCCGTTTTTGGTTTAACTATGGCTACACCTGCAGGCTGTaagatccaaaaaaaaaaaaaaaaaaatacaactaaatTCTCTTGTGACGACTCTATTTATGTTTAATGGCCAGGGAGCATGAAGCGCCATCCGTATCATTGGCAAACGAGTGAAGATTATTCAGGGCAGTTGTTTGATAGCTCTTTGATGGAATTCTTACAGGGGATTACATGGAGTCCAGCCATGATTGCTTGAATTATTTACTCCTTTTCCTGGGAACGTTCGGCTCGTTCAAGCAGCTCGGATGAGagattttaatatgcaaatttaaaTTGTGGCGAGCTGATCAATGACgcagtgtttgtgtgcatttagaCGTGAGTATTAGAGTGTGAAAGAGACAGAACGATGTGAAATGAACATCTGCttccattatttatttgtgtgtgtgtgtgtggcagtcTGGGCACACGTGTAAACGCATTGGCTCGCACACCACAgttgatcattttaatggttCGGTCGAGTCTGGGCATTTTAATCTGCCTGGAGATGTTGACTGATGACCCTCTCCAGATTTCATAATTGACACATAACCAAGAGGATGTGCTGTGACATCCAGAATCTCTTTGTAATTCCACAGGCATCTTATCAGTCTACACACACCACACTCCGAAAGTTGTTTGCAATGCGTGTGTCTGAGTAAAGCATTGGTCAACCAGCTTCCAAACGGTGCCCTTTTGTCCTAAAGAAGGGAAGCAACGTCCTTTTTGATGCTGACATCATGCATTTGTGGGCCAATAGCAGCTTCTGGGGCTGTAGAAGGTACGGCCTGAGTGGCTGTAGGTGTGATTTCACAACTTTGGTTTTGCTGTTATTCTGTCTGTCTGAGAAAGGTCATTTGTTGACTCTTATTTGTATTCGCATGGTCTTCATGTCCTTGAGCTGTGCCCTAAACACCTGaacagcaaaaaaattaaaataaatacataaaatgaatCAATCTTTGACtaacaatattaaatcaaaggACTTAAAATATTTCGGAAAATGCAACAGGAAGACGGAAGAATGTATAGTGGAAGTTAGTGAGGGTTTGCGCATGTTGCAGAAAGTTTTTAGCATGTTGAAGCATGGTACGTGTATGTGTCTCAATGAAAGTTATTAGCAAGTTgaatattaaaggaatattccagTTCAGTTGAACTGAAGATGTGGCATAATGCTGATTACaccaaaaatgcatttgaacTTTTACTCATTTTCTTTAGGAAAAAGGCAAAAAATCTTGGTTATGGTGATTCACTTGAAATGGATATGAATAGGGAAAACTGTTCGATTTTCAAGCAGATATTTGAAgcttttaatttgataaaacatttacatttattgttcTGTTTAAACTTGTGAATTAATATAGCAGTAAAGCTGTTTAAATGaccttttttaatcatttttatggttttaactgTTTCGTTGTCATGACAAGTTGCCAAAGTAAAATTGAATACACTTTTATACCGAAGGTTAGtaagcatatttttttttacactaaaatCATGTTAACATGCAAATTTTTATATCTTGTGGCTGTTTTATTAAAGAAAGAATATTTTGGGATTTATGAATTTGCCCTCTTCGCTTTCATTGTAAGTGCCTCACTGTAACCCAGATTTTTGCttcttctcatttttttttctctagagAAAAGGGGGGACAAgagaaaattaatttttgtgttAATGAACATAATGCCACAAGTGCTGTTCATTGCACTTAACTTGTATTGAGCCTGGAACATTCCTCTAATGTGTAGCATGAGAAAGTCTGGAGAAAGTTTGGTTATGCGAGACGAGATTTGAAATGAAGACGATTCACTGGCTGCGAGAGTCTGTGAAAATCCTGAGGGCAGCTCGGTGATTGAAGTTAGCTGGTGGAGAGGAAGATGGCTTTAGAGGCATTAGATTATGAGGAGCAAAACCAGAAGATCATTAAGTTGGATTCTTGGAGGAAGGACGTGTGCTTTGGTGCTAATGATGAGAGCGAGATCCTGTTCTGTGAATTAGACATGTGAATTGCTGATTGAGCGGAAGGCGAGGAACAGATTCCCTCTGAGGATGGGGGGAGGGGAATGCATACGTGCGGTGTATACCTGGCCCGACGGAGACGTTAAGAACACAAGGACGAATGAGGCGCACATACGCCCCCTCATGTGTGCTCCAAAGTCACGCTCCATTTCCTGAGCAATCTCCCCAAACCCTCTCCTGTGTGTCCAGTGGCTATTAACCTTCCCtccagctctgtgtgtgtgtatgtgtgcgagtgagagagagagagagatagagtgAAGTAACGATCGATTGACTCAATAAAAGCCAAACTGGAGAGCAATAGCCCAGCACTGTGAGCAATAATTTCCCTGTTCAACCGAGGAACCCGAGGACATTAGCAGACGATGAACTgagagttttttttgttttttttgtgggaCTTTATCCGGTCGGTGAGAAAGCGGTGGAGGAGGAGACAACATGGAGATAAAGTGACGTTCAGATCGCAAACCCAATTTTGGTATTGTCAAATGGGCCTTGCTCGCTCGCTCCCGCTCTCTTGCTTCTGTCCAGATCTGGTTTTGCTGTGAAGTTGCTAGTATTATGGTAGGCTATCAGATCTCTCTTgactctcgctctctcttttaAATCAGGGCAAGTTCTCAAGGACACATTGAGTCCACCCTCTGTTTCATTTGCCCTCAATTCAAGCATGCAAAAAGAGTGAGACGATCAAG includes:
- the fgf11b gene encoding fibroblast growth factor 13 isoform X2; translation: MLPDGTMDGTRDENSCFSQFNLIPVGLRIVAIQGAKTGFYLGMNSEGYLYTSENFNPECKFKESVFENYYVTYSSMLYRQSQSGRSWYIGINRDGQVMKGNRVKKTKAAAHFLPKVIEVAMYKEPSLHELVAEQSPPRKTVKTSDSPSHQNGRKEAPRADAS